In Triticum aestivum cultivar Chinese Spring chromosome 5B, IWGSC CS RefSeq v2.1, whole genome shotgun sequence, the following proteins share a genomic window:
- the LOC123117275 gene encoding glycerol-3-phosphate acyltransferase, chloroplastic-like — protein MRCSSFVVPGAAPSGCPRGGQPGPMAPGQGRRACLRHGADEEVAGPSTLLDMRSEQEFVLRIKKEVERGKLPPDVADNFENLYYNYKNAVLQNGDPNAYRIMLSNMMDLFDRDLLDADVLFLCLSPSQFALKFSLCSKMHLLHKSSCSFAESIYVSALSQGHQRTI, from the exons ATGCGGTGCTCCTCCTTCGTCGTCCCAGGCGCGGCGCCCTCCGGCTGCCCGCGTGGAGGGCAGCCGGGCCCCATGGCTCCCGGCCAAGGGCGTCGTGCTTGCCTCCGACACGGGGCGGACGAGGAGGTCGCGGGGCCATCGACTCTGCTCGACATGCGCAGCGAGCAAG AGTTCGTTCTACGCATCAAGAAGGAAGTGGAGAGAGGGAAGTTGCCTCCAGATGTTGCTGATAACTTTGAAAACCTGTACTACAATTACAAGAATGCG GTCCTACAAAATGGGGATCCAAATGCATATCGGATCATGCTTTCCAACATGATGGATTTATTTGACCGCGATCTGCTGGATGCAGATGTCCTATTTCTATGCCTGTCACCTTCCCAATTCGCTCTTAAATTTTCTCTTTGTTCCAAGATGCATCTTTTACACAAATCTTCATGTTCTTTTGCAGAATCCATTTACGTTTCAGCCTTATCACAAGGCCATCAGAGAACCATTTGA